One Paraburkholderia phymatum STM815 genomic window, TTGCGCGGCAAGCCACTCAGGCGTGACGCGCGCCGGACACCGCCAATGCGCCGGAACGAAGGCCATCACGGGATCGCGGCGCCAGGGCTTGATCACGAGTCCCACCACCGGCGGCTGAGGCAGTGCGACGAGGCCGACATCCAGCGTTCCATCCGCCAGCCGGGACAGCGTTTCTTGCGACGTGAGCACTGCAATCTGAATGTCGATAGCGGGATGGTGCTGGCGCAGTACCTCGAGCGCTTGCGGCAACAGGTGCGCGATTGCGCCCGTCGACGCACCGAGCCGCGCACGCCCCTCGAGCCCCTGCACCTGGCGTTGAATATCTTCTAACGTCTGCTCGGCATCGGCCAGCAGTCGGCGCGCGCGCTCCACCAGCACCTCGCCTATCGCCGACGGCCTCACTTGTCCACGCTTCCGTGACAGGAGCGGGGCCCCGACGCGTTGTTCGAGTTCAGCGATGTGCAGGCTGACCGTCGGCGGCGCCAGGTGCAATGCGCGCGCCGCATCGGCAAATGAGCCGCGGTCTGCAATGGCCACCAGCGTGCGCAGGCGGTCCAGACTGATCTCTCGCATGTCGGCTCCCGGATTCAGGAAATCTGAATGTGCAGGTTATGAAATTCAACTTTCTCCATTCTAGCGATCAATGGAACATAGGGCTCCTTCTGCCTGTTTCTCGCGACAACGTATGGCCACCGGAGCATTGCACGTATGAGTTCTCCCATTGTTTTCATCGACGGCGACCAGGGCACCACCGGGTTGCAAATCCACGAACGGCTGCGCAACCGGACCGATCTTCGACTGCTCACGCTTGCCGGTGCGGAACGCAAAGATTCTCGGCGCCGCGCAGAAGCCATCAACGCCTGCGACATCGCCATCCTCTGCTTGCCTGATGCCGCCGCTCGCGAGGCAGTGGACGCCATTGTCAATCCCGCTGTCAGAGTGATCGACGCGAGTTCCGCCCACCGCACACGGCCGGGATGGACATATGGCTTTCCGGAAATGACACGGGGACAGGCTGAGCGCATTGCGAACGCACGCCGTGTCACTAATCCCGGCTGCTATCCGACGGGCGCAATCGGCTTGCTGCGTCCGTTGATGGAGGCAGGGCTCATACCGGACAACTATCCTGTCAGCATTCATGCCGTGTCGGGCTACTCGGGACGCGGGCGTGCCGGTATTGAGGAGCATGAGGGTGAGTGTGCCGCCAACCCGCCTGCATACCAGGTATATGGTCTGGAACTCGCGCACAAGCACACTCCGGAGATCCAGCAGCACGCCGGGCTCGCGCAACGTCCCATCTTCGTGCCTGCGTATGGTGCGTTCCGCCAGGGCATCGTGTTGACGGTGCCCCTCGCGTTGCGGCTGCTGGCACCCGACGTGGACGGCGCCAGGTTACATGCATGCCTCGCCCGCCACTATGCCGAAGCGGACCACGTGCATGTGTCGCCACTGCATGAATCGGGCGTGTTGACACACCTGGATCCGCGAGTACTGAACGGTACGAACGACATGCGCTTAAGCGTCTTTTCCAATATCGAACACGGACAAGTCCTGCTGTCCGCGGTTTTCGATAATCTTGGCAAGGGCGCATCAGGTGCTGCCGTTCAGAACCTCGACCTGATGCTCGCGCGGCCGTAGTCGCCGGACGCCGCGATCGCAGCGCCGGTCACCGCGCGCAGAACGGCTCACGCCCGATGGGCAAGCTTGGCCCATATCCGCGCCCATGTCGCCCGGATACGCCGGGCATGATTTTCGAACAGATACGATGCAACCAGCGTGAGCAGACCCGATATCACGCCCGTTATCACGTGTTCCAAAAAGAGCGGACCGTAGTGATTCGGGTGTGCGTAGGCGTCGCCCAACATCGTCAGAAGACCGACGATCAGCGCATTGCCGTAACGGTTCTTGAACAGCCTGGCTGCTGGCGTGAAGGTCAGAACCACTGCCAGGATTCCGGTGAGAAGACCCGTGTTCAATGCGATCGTCCAGTGGGCAATGCTCATGATGTTGCCCCAGCTCCCAGGCATGCATGTCATGCACGCGCTGGTTGGCTGCCAAAAGCGCTTGATGAACAGCACGGCACGATGCTTCCACTCGCTTGACATCATTCACTCCTGTCGACGATCTCATTGCGGCGGATGCGGCCGTATGCTGTCGTTGAATTGCATATAGCGGGCGTTCCCCCGCGCGCGTTTCCGCCTCATTCTGTGCCTTTGGCCGCAGAACGGCTCTTCACATGATCGATGAACGCGCGCAGCTTAGGCATGATCTGCCGACGGTCCGGGTAGTAAAGAAATACGCCCGGTACGACAGGTGCGAAGGGCTCCAGCACCTGTAACAGCTTTTTCGCTCTCAATGCTTCCCTGGCGATCGGCCCCGGCAACTGGGCGAGGCCCACGCCTTCGACTGCCGCGCCGAGCATGGTGGGAAAGTCGTTGGCAATGAACGGTCCGGACACGGCGATCTCGATTGCCTCACCGTTTTCGTTGAATGACCACGGTGCGAGCGCGCCGCCGGAGCGGCGCCAGCGCAAGCATGCGTGCTGGCGCAGATCGTCAGGATGTTGCGGCCTGCCGCGTGTGGCGAAGTAGTCGGGACTGCCGACGACAACGAGGTGCAGCGGGGGCGTCAATGCGACGGCGACCATGTCGGCGGCCACGAACTGGCCCAAACGGATGCCGGCGTCGAAGCCTTCCGCAGCGATATCAATCAGCTTTTCCGTCGCATCGATTTCTACCTCGACCTCGGGGTACGCCTGGCAGAAAGAGGCGATCAATGGCTCCAGCAGAACAGGCACCACCGCACGCGGCACTGACAGACGCAACAGCCCTGCGGGCCGCTGCCCAAGTCCGCGCGCAACCTCACTGGCGGCCACGAGCTCCTCGAACGCAGGTTTTGCACGCGAAAGAAATCGCTCACCGGCTTCCGTCAGGCCCACGCTTCGCGTCGTACGTATGAAGAGCGCAGCGCCGATACGCGCTTCAAGCACACGTATCGCCTGACTGATGGCCGATGCTGTCACGCCGAGTTCCGCGGCTGCACGGCGGAAACTGCGATGTTGAGCCACGGTCAAGAACGCTTCCACGCCATCGAGCGCGCCTTGCCTGACTGTGAAGTTTTGCTTCATAGCTCGTCAATATTGTGATCAATAGTCGCTGCATCTGAAGGATGGTACATCTAACGGCATCTGCAGATACCAGTGTGGAGCGCCGCCGATGGTCAGCACTTTTATTACAGCCGATTCCGTCACCCAGCGTCGTGCGTGGCGCAGCCTGCGTTGGACCGTCCCGCTGACAGTCCTGTGGGTCGGGTTGATCTATTGGC contains:
- a CDS encoding LysR family transcriptional regulator is translated as MREISLDRLRTLVAIADRGSFADAARALHLAPPTVSLHIAELEQRVGAPLLSRKRGQVRPSAIGEVLVERARRLLADAEQTLEDIQRQVQGLEGRARLGASTGAIAHLLPQALEVLRQHHPAIDIQIAVLTSQETLSRLADGTLDVGLVALPQPPVVGLVIKPWRRDPVMAFVPAHWRCPARVTPEWLAAQPLILNDATTRLSRLTAEWFATAGHHPVPRIQLNFNDAIKSLVAAGYGAALLPHEATTPLPDKRIVMRPLRPALWRRLGIAYRAGYVERSTQHVLDVLWDLRLT
- the argC gene encoding N-acetyl-gamma-glutamyl-phosphate reductase, coding for MSSPIVFIDGDQGTTGLQIHERLRNRTDLRLLTLAGAERKDSRRRAEAINACDIAILCLPDAAAREAVDAIVNPAVRVIDASSAHRTRPGWTYGFPEMTRGQAERIANARRVTNPGCYPTGAIGLLRPLMEAGLIPDNYPVSIHAVSGYSGRGRAGIEEHEGECAANPPAYQVYGLELAHKHTPEIQQHAGLAQRPIFVPAYGAFRQGIVLTVPLALRLLAPDVDGARLHACLARHYAEADHVHVSPLHESGVLTHLDPRVLNGTNDMRLSVFSNIEHGQVLLSAVFDNLGKGASGAAVQNLDLMLARP
- a CDS encoding LysR family transcriptional regulator, giving the protein MKQNFTVRQGALDGVEAFLTVAQHRSFRRAAAELGVTASAISQAIRVLEARIGAALFIRTTRSVGLTEAGERFLSRAKPAFEELVAASEVARGLGQRPAGLLRLSVPRAVVPVLLEPLIASFCQAYPEVEVEIDATEKLIDIAAEGFDAGIRLGQFVAADMVAVALTPPLHLVVVGSPDYFATRGRPQHPDDLRQHACLRWRRSGGALAPWSFNENGEAIEIAVSGPFIANDFPTMLGAAVEGVGLAQLPGPIAREALRAKKLLQVLEPFAPVVPGVFLYYPDRRQIMPKLRAFIDHVKSRSAAKGTE